The genomic segment CCAGGCGCGCCACGAGGGTGTCGCGCAGGGTCGCGGGGACCACGCCCTCGCGCACGGAGACCGACAGCAGCTCGCCGGAGAAGAACGGGTTGCCCTCCGAGCGGACGTGGATGGCGTCCAGCGTGTCGCCGTCCACCGGTCCGCCGGCCAGCCCCGCGAGCTGGCCTGCGGTCTCCTCGCGCGTCAGGGGCGCGAGGACCCGCGTCGACACGCGTGCCTCGCGGCCCAGCTCGGCCAGGAAGCGGCGCACGGGATGGTCGCGCTGCAGCTCGTCGGTGCGATGGGTCAGCACGAGCAGCACGGCCGTCTCCCGCAGCCCGCCGGCCAGGAAGCGCACGAGCGCCTCCGTGGAGCCGTCGGCCCAGTGGACGTCCTCGAGCACGAGCACGAGCGGCGCCTCGCGCCCGAGCTGCTCGAGCAGCCGCAGCACCGCGCCGAACAGGGCGGTCTGGCCGCCCTGGTGGGGCTCGTCGTCGGGGGCCGCCTCGGGCACGACGGTGGCCAGGGCGCGGCGCAGCGCCACGCCGAGCTCCTCGAAGGCCTCGGCCGGCACGGCCCGCAGCGCGTCCATGATCGCCCCGTAGGGCAGCGTGGCGTCGCCGACGTCGATGCACGACCCGGTGAGCACGCGGGCACCCTGCACGTGGGCCCAGCCTGCGAGCTCCTGCACGAGGCGCGTCTTGCCGATGCCGGCGTCGCCGGCCACCACGACGGTCACGACCTCGCCGCCGCGGGCCTGCTCGAACGCGGCCCGCAGGGCGGCGAGGTCCTCGCCGCGGCCGACGAGCGACGGGCTGGACGTCGTTGGCGCGTTCACGCCGCCGAGTATCCACCCGCGCCCGGGCCGCGGGGAAGGACCCATCCCGGTCACGGGCGCAGCGCGTGCCGGCGGGTCACGACCCGCCCGCCGCCGAAGCCGCCGGCAGCGCCGGCCAGCAGCGTGCCGCCGGCGATGAGCAGGACGGTGGCCGTGCCCGCGCCGGCGTCGCCCGCGGAGGAGGTGCCGGCGCCGCCACGCAGCGGCGCGGGGTCGGCGGCCCGGGTCGCCGGCGCACGCTGGGCGCCGCTGTCGAACTGCTCGTCGGTGCGCGCCTGCGCGGCGGCGGGCGCCGCGGCCAGTGCCGCGGCGGCCAGCGCGGCGGCGGTGGTGGTGCGGATGGACATGGGGACCTCGTGTGGGTGGTGGATGGAGGTGGTCCCCAGCGTGGCCCTAAGGCCCCGTCCCGCGCATGGGCAATGTTCCCGATCTTTGCCGGGCCGGCCCGGGTCCTCGAAGGCGTCATGGTCGGCTCGCTCGTCACCGGCGGCCCGCGCGTCCGGTGGGCGACGTTCGAGCAGCGCGCCGGCGACGCCCAGCGCATCTTCGTGCGCGCGTTCAAGAACGGCCAGTGGGTCACGCACCTCCTGCGCCCGTCGGAGATCCCGGCGCCCTGCGTTGTCCGTCTCGCCGTCCCCCGGGCCCGCCCCGATGGGACAAGCACGACGGCGGACGGGACTCATTCCCAGGCGCCGGCGTCCCAGCGCTCGAGGTCGGCCAGCCAGGCGGTGGCCGAGCCGTCGGACGGCGCGCGCCAGTCGCCGCGCGGCGACAGCGACCCGCCGGCCGACACCTTCGGCCCGTTGGGCAGCGCCGAGCGCTTGAACTGGGCGAAGGCGAAGAAGCGCCGGCAGAAGTGCTCGAGCCAACGGCGGATCTCGGGCAGGTCGTAGGCGACGTGGTCGGCGTCGGGGAAGCCGGGCGGCCAGGCGCCGGCCGTCGTCTCGCGCCAGGCGTGCCAGGCCAGGAAGCCGATCTTCGAGGGCCGGAAGCCGTAGCGCAGGACGTGGAACAGCGCGAAGTCCTGCAGCGCGTAGGGCCCGACGGTCGACTCGGTGGACTGCAGCTCGGCGCCCGGCACCAGCTCGGGGCTGATCTCGGTCTCGAGGATCGCGCCGAGGGTGGCGCCGACCTCGTCGTCGAACTGGCCGCTGGCGATGACCCAGCGGATCAGGTGCTGGATCAACGTCTTGGGGACCCCGCCGTTGACGTTGTAGTGGCTCATCTGGTCGCCGACCCCGTAGGTGGCCCAGCCCAGCGCGAGCTCGGACAGGTCGCCGGTCCCGAGCACGATCCCGCCGCGCTGGTTGGCGATGCGGAACAGGTAGTCGGTGCGCAGGCCGGCCTGGACGTTCTCGAACGTCACGTCGTAGACGGGCTCGCCGGTGGCGAACGGATGGCCGAGCTCGCCGAGCATGAGCCGCGCGGTCGGGGTGATGTCCAGCTCGGCCTTGGTGACGCCGAGCGCGTCCATCAGGTGGTGGGCATTGGCCTTCGTGTGGTCGCTCGTGGCGAAGCCCGGGAGGGTGAAGGCCAGGATGTCGGTCCGCGGCCGGCCGACGCGGTCCATGACCTGGGCGGCGACGATGAGCGCGTGGGTCGAGTCCAGCCCGCCCGAGACGCCGATGACGACCTTGGGGTCGCCGATCGCCGCCAGGCGCTGCTCGAGCCCGACGACCTGGATGTTGTAGGCCTCGTAGCAGTCCTGCTCCAGGCGGGCGGGGTCGGCGGGCACGAACGGGAAGCGCTCGACGCGCCGGCGCAGGCCCAGGTCGCGGTCGGGCGGGTCCAGGGTGAACGGGACGGTGCGGAACGCCCCGGCGCGGGCGGCGTGCGTGCGCCGGTTGTCGTCGAAGGTCCCCATCCGCCGGCGCTCCTGGGCCAGCAGGTCGAGGTCGACGTCGGCCACCGAGCGGCGGTCGCCGGCCGGGAAGCGGTCGGTCTCGGCCAGCAGGACGCCGTCCTCGTAGACGAACGTCTGCCCGTCCCAGGAGAGGTCGGTCGTGGACTCGCCCTCGCCCGCGGCGGCGTAGACGTAGGCCGCCAGGCAGCGCGAGGACTGCGACCGGCACATGAGCTTGCGGTCCTCGGCGCGGCCGATCGTGATCGGGCTGCCCGACAGGTTGAGCAGCACGGTCGCGCCCGCCAGCGCGGCCTCCGAGCTCGGCGGCACGGGCACCCACACGTCCTCGCAGATCTCGGCGTGCAGCACGAGGCCGGGCACGTCCTGGGCGGCGAAGAGGAGGTCGGGCCCGAATGGGACGTCGGCGCCGCCGACGCGGATCTCGCCCCGCTGGTCGTCGCCCGGGGCGATCTGCCGGCGCTCGTAGAACTCGCGGTAGGTCGGCAGGTAGGACTTCGGGACCACGCCGAGCACGCCGCCCCGGTGGACCATCACCGCGCAGTTGTAGATCCGGTGGCGGTGGCGCAGCGGCGCGCCGACGGCCAGCACGGGCAGCAGCCCGGCCGAGCCCTCCACGACGGCGGCCAGCGCGGCCTCGACGCCGTCGAGCAGCGCGTCCTGGAGCAGCAGGTCCTCGATGGAGTAGCCCGACAGGCACAGCTCGGGGAACACGGCGACCGCGACACCCTCCTGCGCGCAGGCACGGGCCTGGCGCAGCACGGCCTCCGCGTTGGCGGCGGGGTCGGCGATCGCGATCGGCCCGGTGCACGCGGCGACCCTCGCGAGGCCGTGGTGGTAGACGCAGCGGAAGTCCATGTTCCACCTCTTCCTAGCACGACGGCGCCCGGCGGCCCAGGCCCGGGCGCGGTCCTGCCGGGCCGGTTGGCGCCGACGTCGTGCGGGATCGGCGCGGCGAGGACGCACTGGGCGGGCCCGGCGCCCGCGGTCGGCTGGGTGTGGTCATGACCCACCGGAGGGCCGACGGGCGGGCGCGGGGCCGAGTGTGTCCAGCTCTCCGCGCTCCTGGTGACCTTCACCGGGATATCGCACGTCAACCCGACCACGACCGTCACGGAACTCCCCGGGCGCCCGTCCCGCCGGCACGCCTCAGGCCGGCGACGCCAGCCGCGCGATCGTCCCGAGGTCCTGCAGCCCGGCGAGGTCGGCGAGCACCGCGTCGAGCTCGTCGACCTGCGCCGCGGGCAGCACGCCGCCGGCGCAGTCGCGGAACTTCAGCGACAGCTCGGCGGCGTCCAGCGGGCGCTGGGGGCTGCCGCGGTTCTCCAGGACGGCGAGCTCGTGCTCGCCCGACGCGGTCGTGATCGTCACGACCGCAGGGAAATGGTGGGGGAAGATCGCATCGCACCGGTCGTCGCGCACGCAGCGCACGCGCCCGGCGAGCGCGCGCAGCGCCGGGTCGGCGGCGCGCTCGTCGGTGAAGTCGCCCAGGCTGAGCCCGAGGCCGCCGCCGCCGAGCAGCGCCAGCGCGAACGTGAACGGAGCGCTGAACTTCGCCGCGTAGCCCGTCGGCGGGGCGGCCTTGACCTCGGGCGGCTCGGCGACCGTGCGCAGCACGGGCCCGGCGAGGCCGACCTGCACGCCGAGCACGTCGCCGGGCGCGATGCCCGCCTCGCGCGCCATGAGCGCGGCGTCGATGACGGCGTGGGTGAAGTGGTTGCTGGGGTAGGGCTTGACGTGCAGCGTGTCGATCTCCCAGCGCTCTCGGAGCCCGTCGGTGACCGCGTCGACGTCGGCCGCCTCGCGACAGTAGGCGTGCAGGAACCCGAAGCGGCCCTCGAAGGCCGTCGGCGCGCCCGTCAGCCCGGCGGCCGCGAGCTCGGCCGCCGCGACGCCGGCGTGCGCGGCCCAGCCGCAGTGCACGCGCTTGACCATGCCGCCCGTGCGATTGGCCTCCAGGATGCCCGCGCCCATGCTCGTCGCGATCGACATCGCGTGGGCGACCTGCTCCGCGTCCAGCCCCGTGACCAGCGCTGCGGCCGCCGCCGCCCCGACGGCCCCGCAGATCGCGGTCGCGTGCAGGCCGTGCTCGAAGAAGATGGAGTTCTTCAGCGCGGCGTCGTAGCCCGCCATGCCCAGGCGGCAGCAGACCTCGTCGCCGACGGCCACGGCGGCCAGCAGCAGCGCACCTTCCGCGCCGGCGGCCTCGCCGGCGGCCAGCGCCGCGGGCACGACCGAGGCGCTGGGATGCAGCACGGACGGCAGGTGCGTGTCGTCGAAGTCGATCGCGTGGGCCAGCGTCCCGGTGACCAGCGCCGCGTGCGGGGCCGGCGCGCGCAGCGCGCGCCCGACGGCACCCGCCGCGCCCGGCCCGCCCCAGCCGCCGACGACGCGCGTGACGGGGTCGTCGCCCCACTCGGCCCCGGCGGCGATGCAGATCCCGACGATGTCGCGGATGTGCCCGGTCATGCGCGCGGCACGCGTGTCGTCCAGGCCGTCACGGCGCACGGCGTCGGCGAACGCCGCGAGCTGCTCGGCGACCGGGGCGCTCACGCCCCCACCAGGGCCAGCGGGTTGACCGGCGAGCCCGTGCCGCCGACGATCGGCAGCGGCGCGAGCACGAACGTGAACGCGGTGACGCCGTCGGCGGCGAGCCCCTCGAGGTCGAGCATCTCGACGATCGGCACGCCGGCCTCGACGAGCAGGACGCGGTGGGCGGGCAGCAGCGCGTGGCCGGCGCCCTCGGCGATGTGTTCGAACGCCGTGGTGTCGGAGCCGACGAGCCCGGCGCCCCGGGCCACGAGCCAGCGGGCGGCGTCCGCGGTCGGCCCGGGCACGCCGGTCTCGGCGCCGACGAACGCGGCCGCGTCGCCCCAGAGCTGGGCCCACCCCGTGCGGACGAGCACCGCGTCGCCCGGCGCGATCGCCACCCCAGCGGCCGCGGCGGCCGCCTCCAGCTCGGCCGGGGTGATCGGATGCGCGGCCGGCAGCCGGCCGACGTCGTGGACGCGGGCGGCGACGTCGAGCAGCACCCCGCGCGTGACCACCGGGCCGAGCGTGTCGATCCCGCAGGCCGAGAAGCGCCCGCCCCGCTGCGCCTCGTAGGCGTCGACGCCGCCGTGCAGGCGCCCCTCGTGCGAGACGTGCGCGAGCGCGTCGACGTGCGTGCCGACGTGACCGCCGGTGACGATGAGCTCGCTGGCCGCCGAGCCGCCGTCGGCGCGCACCATGTCGCCGTGGCGGCGCGTCAGCGCCAGGCGGAAGCCGGGGTGGTTGGGCGAGTGGGGCACGGCGGCGTGCAGCGGCTGGGCCAGCGCGTAGGTCCGCACGCCGGCCTCCAGCGCGCGCAGCAGCGCGTCGGGCACGGGCTCGGGGTCGGGGCTCATCGGGCCTCCTCGGTCTCGGGGGTCGGGTCGTCCCAGGCCAGGGTCCGCCGCGCGAGCTCGACGACCGCGCGGTCGACGTAGCGGCCGTCGGCCAGCAGCGTGTTGCCGTCGCCCCGCACGAGGGCGTCGACGAGCGCGCGGGCGTCGGCGAGCTCGTCGGCGGTCGGCGTGAACGCCGCGTTGATGACCGGCACCTGGCGCGGGTGCACCGCCGAGCGCCCGAAGAACCCGGCGTCGCGGCCGGCGCGGGTGCTGCGGGCCAGGCCGTCGAGGTCACGCACGTCGGTGAAGACGCTCTGCACGGGCGCCGGCAGGCCGGCGGCCCGGGCGCTGAGGACGCAGCGGCCGCGGGCGTGGGCCAGGCCGGCGTCGGCGGCGCCGGCGGCCACGCCGAGGTCGGCGCGCAGGTCGGCCTCGCCCAGGGCGATGGCCGCCACCGACGGGTGGGCGCGGGCGATCTCCGGCGCGCGCTCGACGCCCAGCGCGGACTCCAGCAGACAGCTCAGCCGCCGGCCCCCGCCGGCCCGGAGCAGGACGGCCGCCTCGCGTACGACCTCGGGCCCGTCGACCTTGGGCAGGCGGATCGTCGTCGCGGGCGCGCCGGCCAGCGCGGCGAGGTCGGCCCGGCCGGCCGGCGTGCCGACGGCGTTGACGCGGACGTGCAGCCGGCCACCGGGGTGCTCGCCCAGGAGCGCGACGACGTAGGCCCGGGCGCGGTCCTTGCGGTCGGCCGGCACCGCGTCCTCGAGGTCGGCCACGACGACGTCGGCCTCGCCGGCCAGCGCCTTCTCGACCAGGTCGGCGCGGTCGCCCGGCGCGTAGAGGTGCGACCGGGGCGCGCACGCCGGCGACCGGGGCTCGGAGGGTGTTCCTTCAGGCGAAACGACAGGATCCCGTCGGGTGCTCCGCCACCGCGGCGGTGGTGGTCGCGGCGACGCTAGCACAGCGTCGGCGCGCTCCTCGGGGCTCCGCACGAGACCTCGAGTCCGGAGGTGGCGATCCGATAGGTTCGGGATGGATGCCGGCTCAGACCGTTCCTCTGAACGGAACATCGTGACGACGGTCGACCCCGTCACGCTCGCGGTCCTGCAGGGCCGGCTCGAGCAGATCGTCGACGAGATGGACGCCACGCTGTTCCGCAGCGCGTTCAACCCGACGATCGCCGAGGCCCACGACGCCTGCCACGGCATCTACGACGCCCGGACCGGCGACACGCTCGTGCAGGGGACCTCGGGGCTGCCGATCTTCGTCGGCGCCATGGCGTTCGCGGTCCGGCTGGCGATCGCCCGCGCCGAGCGCGACGGCGGCCCGGCCGACGGCGACGTGTACGTCTTCAACGACCCCTACGCGGGCGCCACGCACCTCAACGACGTCAAGCTCGTGCGCCCGCTGTTCCGCGACGGGCGCCTGTTCTGCTGGCTGGCCTCGGTCGGGCACTTCAACGACGTCGGCGGCAACGTCCCGGGCAACTACAACCCGGCCGCGCGCGAGAGCCACCAGGAGGGCGTGCTGCTGCCCCCGGTCAAGCTCGTCGACGCGGGCGTCCTGCGCGAGGACATCGTCGACATCATCCGCGCGATCGGCCGGGCGCCCGACAACGCCTACGGCGACCTGCGCGCCCAGCTGTCGGCGCTGGGGCTCGGCGCCCGGCGGCTCGCCCTCCTGCTCGACGACTACGGCGACGACGTCGTCGCGGCCGCCTTCGGGCAGCTCACCGACGCGGCCGAGCGCCAGACCCGCGCGTGCATCGCCGGGCTGGCCGACGGCACCTACGCCTGCGACGACCACCTCGACAACGACGGCATCACCGACGTGCCGATCCGCGTCGCGGTGACCGCGACGGTGCGCGGTGACCGGCTGGCCCTGGACTTCACGGGGACCGACCCGGCCTGCGCCGGCCCGCTGAACATCTCGCGGGCCACGGCGACCGCGGCCTGCTACGTCGCGATCAAGCACCTCTTCCCCGAGGTGCCGGCCAACGCCGGGTGCCTGCGGCCCGTCGACATCGCGATCCCCGGCGGCAGCCTGCTCGACGCCGTGGCGCCCCGCCCGGTCGGCGGCTACACCGAGACGATCCTGCGCGTGATGGAGATCCTCTTCGGCGCCATCGCCCAGGCCGGCCCCGAGCGCGCGCTGGGCTGGTCCTACGGGACCATCAACGCGCTGTCGCTCGCCGGGCATCGCGACGACGGCAGCCGCTGGGTCATGTTCACGTTCTTCGGCGGTGGCCTGGGCGGCTCGTCGTCCGGCGACGGCCTCAACCACGGCAGTGCGCCCCTGTCGACCGCCGTCATCCCGCCCGTGGAGGTCTTCGAGGCCACCTACCCGGTCCGCTTCACGCGCTGGGCGCTGCGCGAGGGCAGCGGCGGCACGGGCGAGCACCGCGGCGGCCTCGGCGCGACCTACGAGCTCGAGGTGCTCGGCGCCGAGGCCGAGGCCTTCGTCTTCGGCGAGCGCGCGCGCCACGCCCCGCGGGGCACGCTGGGCGGTGGCGACGGCGCGCCCAACGTCGTGACCTGGACCGATGCCGACGGCCCCCACCACCCGGCCCTGGGCGCCAAGGCGACGGGGATCCGGCTGCATCGCGGGGACCGCCTGCGCATCGACAGCCCCGGCGGCGGCGGCTACGGCGACCCGGCGCGCCGCGCGCCCGAGGCCGCCGAGCGCGACCGCCGGCTCGGCTACGTCGCCGGCGACGGCACCGGCCCGGAGGCGCCGTGAGCGGCGCGTGCGGGCCCGCGACGGTCGTCGGCATCGACGTCGGCGGCACGTTCACCGACATCCTGGTGCTCGACGAGCGCACGGGGCGCGCGCGCACCGCCAAGGTCCCGTCGACGCGCACGCGCGAGGCCGCGGGCTTCCTGCGGGGCCTGCGCTCGGTCGTGGCGCCCGCCGACGTCGCCGCGATCGTGCACGGCACGACGGTGGCGACCAACGCCCTGCTGGAGCGCAAGGGCGCACCGTGCGGGGTCATCACGACCCGCGGCTTCCGCGACGTGCTGGAGATGCGCCGCCGCGATCGTCCCACGACGTGGGGCATGCGCGGCGACTTCGTCCCCGTCGTCCCGCGCGACCTGCGCGTGGAGGTCGACGAGCGCGTCGGCGCCGACGGCGAGGTCGTCGTGCCCGTCGACCCCGCCGAGGTCGCCGCGGCGGCGCGCGAGCTGCGCGGGCGCGGCGCACAGGCCCTCGTCATCGCGTTCATCAACGCCTACGCCAACGACGCCAACGAGCAGGCGGCGGCCCGCGCGGTCGACTGGCCGGAGGAGCTCGTGACGGTCTCGAGCGCGCTGCTCGCCGAGATCCGCGAGTTCGAGCGGACGTCGACCGCCGCGCTCAACGGCTACCTGCAGCCCGTCGTCGGGCCCTACCTCCGGCGCCTGGAGGACGACCTCGCCGCCGACGGCTTCGCCGGGCGCTTCCTCGTCGTGCAGTCCAACGGCGGCGTGGTGCCCGCCGACGAGGCCCGGCGCTTCCCGGTGCGCACCGCGCTCTCGGGCCCCGCGGCCGGCGTGGTCGCCGCGGCGCGCACCGCGGCCGACGCCGGAATCGGCGACGTCATCACCTGCGACATGGGCGGCACGTCGTTCGACGTCGCGCTCGTCGCCGGCGGCGCGGCGGCCTTCGCCCAGCAGGCCGCGATCGAGTTCGGCCTTGTGATCCGCACGCCGATGGTCGAGATCACGACGATCGGCGCGGGGGGCGGCTCGATCGCCCACGTCGACGCCGGGGGCCTGCTGCGCATCGGCCCCGAGTCGGCGGGCAGCGTGCCGGGGCCGGCGGCCTACGGGCTGGGCAACGACCGTCCGACGGTCACCGACGCCAACGTCGTCCTCGGCCGCATCGACGCCGAGCACCCGCTCGGCGAGGGCCTGGGTCGCCTGGACGTCGACGCGGCGCGGGCCGCGCTGGCCGCCCACGTCGGCGCGCCGCTCGGCCTGGGGGTCGAGGCCGCCGCGCAGGCGGTCATCGACGTCGCCAACGCCCGCATGGCCGGCGCGATCCGGCTCATCTCGATCCAGCGCGGCCACGACCCCACGCGCTTCTCGCTCATGCCCTTCGGCGGTGCGGGCGCGCTGCACGTCGGGGCGCTCCTGCGCGAGGTCGGCTGCCCGCAGGCGCTCGTACCGCCGCTGCCCGGGATCACGAGCGCGCTGGGCTGCGTGCTGGCCGACCTGCGCCACGACTACGTCCACACGCTCAACGTCGCGCTGGAGGCCCTCGACGGCGCGGCGCTGGCCGCGGAGATGGCCGCGACCGCCCGGCGCGGGACCGAGGCGCTCTCGGCGACCGGGGTGGCGCTGGAGGGCATCGACGTCCTGTTCGAGGTCGACATGCTCTACCGCGGCCAGAGCCACGCCGTGGCCGTGCCGGTCACGCTGCCCGGCGGCGGCGCAGCGGTGGCCGGCGCCGACGTCGCCGCCGCGTTCGACCGCCGCTACGAGGAGGCCTACGGCCAGACGCTGGCCGGCGTGCCCGTGCTGCTGCAGACCCTGCGCACCGCGGTCGTCGGGCGCCGACCGCGCGTCGACCTCTCGGGCTTCCGGCCGCCGGACGGCGCGACGGCCGACGCCGCGCGTCGGGCCACCCGGCCCGTGTGGACCGACGGGCGCTGGCAGGACACGCCGGTCTACGACCGCCTGGCGCTGCCCGCCGGCGCGCGGCTCGAGGGCCCCGCCGTGCTGCAGCAGCCCGACACGACGATCCTCGTGGAGCCCGGCTCGACCGCGACGGTCGACGCGCTGGGCAACCTGCTCATCGAGGTCGCCCGCGCGTGAGCACCGCGGTCCTGCTCATCGACCTGCAGCACGACTTCCTCTCGCCCGACGGCGCCTATGGGCGCGCCGGGCTGGGCAACGCCGACCTCGCCGCGCTGCCCGCGCGCGTGGCGCCGGTCCTGGACGCCGCCCGAGCCGCCGCCGTCCCCATCGTCTCGGCGCAGTTCACGATCGTCGCCCGCCGCGGGCGCCCGCCCCAGATCGCCGAGCACCTGCACGCCCTGCGCCCGTTCCTGGGCCCGGGCGACTTCGAGCCGGGCCGCCGCGGGCACGACCTCGTCGACGCGCTCGCGCCGGCCGACGTCGTCGTGGAGAAGGTCGCGTTCTCGGCGTTCCACCAGTCGCGCCTGGAGTGGGTGCTGCAGGGGCTGGGCGCCGACCACCTGCTCGTCGCCGGGATCGTCACCAACGGAGGGGTGGCCTCGACGGTCCGCGACGCCCACGTCCGCGGGCTGGCGACCACGCTGCTGGCCGACGGCTGCGCGGCGTTCGACCGCGAGGCCCACGACGCGACGTTGCGCTCGCTGCGCGGGGTGACCCGCCTGAGCACCTGCGCCGGGGCGATCGGCGAGCTGGCCGCCGGCGCCTGACCGGCCGCCGGCCCTCAGCCCGCGCGCAGCGCGGGGGCGACGTGCTCGGCGAGCAGCCCGAGCTGCTCCGGGTCGGGGTCCAGGGGCGTGAAGACATAGGCATCGACATGGTCGACGGACGCCGTGTCGCGCCGGATGCGCTCGACGACCTCCTCGGCCGTGCCGATGGAGTACGTGCGCAGCGCGTCGGCCCAGTCGCCGGCGAAGAACCCGGCCAGTGCCTGCTCGCAGCGCCGCCGGCTCGCCCCGTCGGTCAGGACGTAGCCCCAGTCCGAGAACA from the Baekduia soli genome contains:
- a CDS encoding NAD(+) synthase, translated to MDFRCVYHHGLARVAACTGPIAIADPAANAEAVLRQARACAQEGVAVAVFPELCLSGYSIEDLLLQDALLDGVEAALAAVVEGSAGLLPVLAVGAPLRHRHRIYNCAVMVHRGGVLGVVPKSYLPTYREFYERRQIAPGDDQRGEIRVGGADVPFGPDLLFAAQDVPGLVLHAEICEDVWVPVPPSSEAALAGATVLLNLSGSPITIGRAEDRKLMCRSQSSRCLAAYVYAAAGEGESTTDLSWDGQTFVYEDGVLLAETDRFPAGDRRSVADVDLDLLAQERRRMGTFDDNRRTHAARAGAFRTVPFTLDPPDRDLGLRRRVERFPFVPADPARLEQDCYEAYNIQVVGLEQRLAAIGDPKVVIGVSGGLDSTHALIVAAQVMDRVGRPRTDILAFTLPGFATSDHTKANAHHLMDALGVTKAELDITPTARLMLGELGHPFATGEPVYDVTFENVQAGLRTDYLFRIANQRGGIVLGTGDLSELALGWATYGVGDQMSHYNVNGGVPKTLIQHLIRWVIASGQFDDEVGATLGAILETEISPELVPGAELQSTESTVGPYALQDFALFHVLRYGFRPSKIGFLAWHAWRETTAGAWPPGFPDADHVAYDLPEIRRWLEHFCRRFFAFAQFKRSALPNGPKVSAGGSLSPRGDWRAPSDGSATAWLADLERWDAGAWE
- a CDS encoding MmgE/PrpD family protein, which codes for MSAPVAEQLAAFADAVRRDGLDDTRAARMTGHIRDIVGICIAAGAEWGDDPVTRVVGGWGGPGAAGAVGRALRAPAPHAALVTGTLAHAIDFDDTHLPSVLHPSASVVPAALAAGEAAGAEGALLLAAVAVGDEVCCRLGMAGYDAALKNSIFFEHGLHATAICGAVGAAAAAALVTGLDAEQVAHAMSIATSMGAGILEANRTGGMVKRVHCGWAAHAGVAAAELAAAGLTGAPTAFEGRFGFLHAYCREAADVDAVTDGLRERWEIDTLHVKPYPSNHFTHAVIDAALMAREAGIAPGDVLGVQVGLAGPVLRTVAEPPEVKAAPPTGYAAKFSAPFTFALALLGGGGLGLSLGDFTDERAADPALRALAGRVRCVRDDRCDAIFPHHFPAVVTITTASGEHELAVLENRGSPQRPLDAAELSLKFRDCAGGVLPAAQVDELDAVLADLAGLQDLGTIARLASPA
- a CDS encoding cyclase family protein; translation: MSPDPEPVPDALLRALEAGVRTYALAQPLHAAVPHSPNHPGFRLALTRRHGDMVRADGGSAASELIVTGGHVGTHVDALAHVSHEGRLHGGVDAYEAQRGGRFSACGIDTLGPVVTRGVLLDVAARVHDVGRLPAAHPITPAELEAAAAAAGVAIAPGDAVLVRTGWAQLWGDAAAFVGAETGVPGPTADAARWLVARGAGLVGSDTTAFEHIAEGAGHALLPAHRVLLVEAGVPIVEMLDLEGLAADGVTAFTFVLAPLPIVGGTGSPVNPLALVGA
- a CDS encoding HpcH/HpaI aldolase/citrate lyase family protein is translated as MFRSEERSEPASIPNLSDRHLRTRGLVRSPEERADAVLASPRPPPPRWRSTRRDPVVSPEGTPSEPRSPACAPRSHLYAPGDRADLVEKALAGEADVVVADLEDAVPADRKDRARAYVVALLGEHPGGRLHVRVNAVGTPAGRADLAALAGAPATTIRLPKVDGPEVVREAAVLLRAGGGRRLSCLLESALGVERAPEIARAHPSVAAIALGEADLRADLGVAAGAADAGLAHARGRCVLSARAAGLPAPVQSVFTDVRDLDGLARSTRAGRDAGFFGRSAVHPRQVPVINAAFTPTADELADARALVDALVRGDGNTLLADGRYVDRAVVELARRTLAWDDPTPETEEAR
- a CDS encoding hydantoinase B/oxoprolinase family protein — protein: MDAGSDRSSERNIVTTVDPVTLAVLQGRLEQIVDEMDATLFRSAFNPTIAEAHDACHGIYDARTGDTLVQGTSGLPIFVGAMAFAVRLAIARAERDGGPADGDVYVFNDPYAGATHLNDVKLVRPLFRDGRLFCWLASVGHFNDVGGNVPGNYNPAARESHQEGVLLPPVKLVDAGVLREDIVDIIRAIGRAPDNAYGDLRAQLSALGLGARRLALLLDDYGDDVVAAAFGQLTDAAERQTRACIAGLADGTYACDDHLDNDGITDVPIRVAVTATVRGDRLALDFTGTDPACAGPLNISRATATAACYVAIKHLFPEVPANAGCLRPVDIAIPGGSLLDAVAPRPVGGYTETILRVMEILFGAIAQAGPERALGWSYGTINALSLAGHRDDGSRWVMFTFFGGGLGGSSSGDGLNHGSAPLSTAVIPPVEVFEATYPVRFTRWALREGSGGTGEHRGGLGATYELEVLGAEAEAFVFGERARHAPRGTLGGGDGAPNVVTWTDADGPHHPALGAKATGIRLHRGDRLRIDSPGGGGYGDPARRAPEAAERDRRLGYVAGDGTGPEAP
- a CDS encoding hydantoinase/oxoprolinase family protein, which produces MSGACGPATVVGIDVGGTFTDILVLDERTGRARTAKVPSTRTREAAGFLRGLRSVVAPADVAAIVHGTTVATNALLERKGAPCGVITTRGFRDVLEMRRRDRPTTWGMRGDFVPVVPRDLRVEVDERVGADGEVVVPVDPAEVAAAARELRGRGAQALVIAFINAYANDANEQAAARAVDWPEELVTVSSALLAEIREFERTSTAALNGYLQPVVGPYLRRLEDDLAADGFAGRFLVVQSNGGVVPADEARRFPVRTALSGPAAGVVAAARTAADAGIGDVITCDMGGTSFDVALVAGGAAAFAQQAAIEFGLVIRTPMVEITTIGAGGGSIAHVDAGGLLRIGPESAGSVPGPAAYGLGNDRPTVTDANVVLGRIDAEHPLGEGLGRLDVDAARAALAAHVGAPLGLGVEAAAQAVIDVANARMAGAIRLISIQRGHDPTRFSLMPFGGAGALHVGALLREVGCPQALVPPLPGITSALGCVLADLRHDYVHTLNVALEALDGAALAAEMAATARRGTEALSATGVALEGIDVLFEVDMLYRGQSHAVAVPVTLPGGGAAVAGADVAAAFDRRYEEAYGQTLAGVPVLLQTLRTAVVGRRPRVDLSGFRPPDGATADAARRATRPVWTDGRWQDTPVYDRLALPAGARLEGPAVLQQPDTTILVEPGSTATVDALGNLLIEVARA
- a CDS encoding cysteine hydrolase family protein, translated to MSTAVLLIDLQHDFLSPDGAYGRAGLGNADLAALPARVAPVLDAARAAAVPIVSAQFTIVARRGRPPQIAEHLHALRPFLGPGDFEPGRRGHDLVDALAPADVVVEKVAFSAFHQSRLEWVLQGLGADHLLVAGIVTNGGVASTVRDAHVRGLATTLLADGCAAFDREAHDATLRSLRGVTRLSTCAGAIGELAAGA